The proteins below come from a single Notamacropus eugenii isolate mMacEug1 chromosome 7, mMacEug1.pri_v2, whole genome shotgun sequence genomic window:
- the FGF5 gene encoding fibroblast growth factor 5 isoform X1, producing MSLSFLFLLLFLGHLICSSRTEEKQLVPKAQLGPTASNRNRGGSGSRGRNNTSPLASSSSSPSSSSSLGIKGSGSERSSFQWSPSGRRTGSLYCRVGIGFHLQIHPDGKVNGSHEANMLSQVYR from the coding sequence ATGAGCttatccttcctcttcctcctcctcttcctcggCCACCTGATCTGCAGCTCCCGGACTGAAGAGAAGCAACTCGTTCCCAAAGCGCAACTAGGACCCACAGCCAGTAACCGGAATCGAGGGGGCAGCGGCAGTAGGGGCAGAAACAACACTTCTCCCCtggcttcttcttcctcttctccctcctcctcctcttccctgggAATTAAAGGCAGTGGCTCGGAGCGGAGCAGCTTTCAGTGGAGCCCATCGGGGCGCCGGACTGGCAGTCTGTACTGCAGAGTTGGTATCGGTTTCCATCTGCAGATCCATCCGGATGGCAAAGTCAACGGCTCCCACGAAGCCAATATGCTAA